From one Xiphophorus hellerii strain 12219 chromosome 18, Xiphophorus_hellerii-4.1, whole genome shotgun sequence genomic stretch:
- the LOC116707981 gene encoding bromodomain and WD repeat-containing protein 3-like isoform X2, with protein MAKSRNISLLESELYYLISRFLTTGPCRRAAEVLASELEEYQLLPGRLDWLGNEHPRTYEDVVAANRHVAPDHLLQICKQIGPLLDKEVPSCVPGVHSLLGSGKQSMLRTAKDCDGVQLKASSYAALHRGRPPERPLNQKQPPHQVKVHRGRELTGVQRFSSISPVSTYEHMRLHRRILGHLSAVYCIAFDRTGLRIFTGSDDCLVKIWSSHDGRLHSTLRGHSAEITDLAVNYENTLIAAGSCDKTIRVWCLRTCAPMAVLQGHSGSITSIQFSPFAKGSKRYILSTGTDATVCFWQWDVNNISFSDRPYKFTERPRPGVQTVCSSFSPGGMFLATGSTDDVIRIYYLGSGSPEKISELHEHTDKVDSIQFCHSGERFVSGSRDGTARIWRLHQRQRWRCILLNMSATLPGAEPTNEEENYFKPKVTMVAWDRHDNTVVTAVNNHLLKVWNSYTGQLLHILKGHEDEVFVLEPHPFDPRIILSAGHDGNVFIWDLQRGKNTWHYFNMIEGQGHGAVFDCKFTPDGQRFACTDSHGHLLIFGFGSSKPYEKLPDQVFFHTDYRPLIRDANGFVLDEQTQQAPHLMPPPFLVDVDGNPHPPRYQRLVPGRENIAAEHLVPQLGYVATSDGEVVEQVISQQTAEPEEVSVRRSSLLDEAIRQLQEQQDRQNQLGTEAAPGPDARPEGQVLAPAPSTPRRVSVNERADVQSPPNVGLRRSGQVEGVRQMHQNAPRSQMATERDLQAWRRRVVVPELAASNYRNQEDVRTARGDEEVFLYNTKKRWIIYGSCRDDSDEEPSAAKRVHSRRGSSDLIEFSCEEGEETASSDIHSEDNDLDGSELDTSNDEEEWNSDSSNHTSSEYSDWTADAGINLQPSTPLSSRKRVRRKLSSSEEEDEEDNEEEEEKQQSEEEEKPVKKSKEKAKKAKAKSPRRPKPRPSINREVSNEFRPSAWITDVIPRKSPFVPQMGDEVIYFRQGHEAYVDAVSRSELYPINLEKQPWKKMELRDQEFVKITGIKYEVCPPTLCCLKLTLIDHGTKKITDKSFSIKYHDMPDVIDFLVLRQSYDEALRRNWQPNDRFRSVIDDAWWFGTIVCQEPYQPEYPDSLFQCFKVRWDNGETEKLSPWDVEPIQDDAQPPDTDGGGIPATAEEMKELMYKPVPGEWGERSRDEECERIIAGIEQLITLEIAAPFSGPVDLIQYPTYCTVIAYPTDLGTVRLRLINRFYRRLSALVWEARYIAHNARTFNEPRSKIAHSAKIISSVLQKFVNNPSCTDILEIYNAVEEMDDDDEEEEMEAPGTSSGHRLRQHSVEVLPDRDSWKEHCRHLVNYIFECEDSEPFRQPVDPENYPDYLDIIDTPMDFGTVKRTLGEDRYENPIELCKDTRLIFANAKAYTPNKRSKIYSMTLRLSAFFEEQIRTIISEYKTAVKSSDRLRRSQRFRKKMQQQDQSSATTSQKKSAVKTQEKSESMSITKSTSAKVSVPERARRSRGRSSGLSSSEDDSGSKAASSTAVACAIIDAKSKSLTLESGKESESENEQSDSDDEETRPASSKRHQSRHKARVTRSKTSKKKKKATKSDSEDEEEECESEGEDEEDGDVSSKSSDHQYTSRSTRQTRNRTARDRTRAEGRAEMNGHSSRASRRERHHHPNSDQASSHDSDREEEVTVPRFLKRKTARAAVSKMKRLEASDEDYEEEERKPRRSSSWLPHTSRIGKRTAVIQSSSESDGELSTEGSQNTKESDSESMGEEDGTGSEVSSSSQIKQNGVNKKTKHTAKTRTNDTLSQVNGHSGKNKFESNSEQEETAKEEEDQIPLSHKPSRSTAGRSRITSEEEAEESDERQTTRNKAPVSSDEEYCAKKRPQQNGRTDKESFHRDSKKKSKVSASKSQDKQKSASTKILDGGESDELSDPPPKRSSPQKKGTKKVERSPSSNGSDLEIRKLTRSKTKRPHSTSASESSEEYKPQRKSWRKHSTGSSDQESDHSDDASKRRLNLRALPKKKYIVDNSLSEEDVTRENQRGQKTSNKRELESREEGYNTRVSRRTSPSEGRNQVTSKRKRIYTSDSEDEEEDAQKEPLNISNSNSRSGSSKSFKRESKQDDKESDTSSHSDSREEEEEEDIQSNRRRKSLRQPKPKRKKSYSSSKHSSDSESKQMFSASENSFSSSGSHSSPKRRSRTRTERPTSCKLRLRRHQRILEEDSEPQRMRRVNTRNRGKRTVSYRDSE; from the exons ATGGCCAAAAGTCGGAACATTTCGCTCCTTGAGTCGG AGCTCTATTACTTGATTTCTCGTTTCTTAACAACGGGTCCGTGTCGGAGAGCGGCTGAG GTCCTAGCAAGTGAACTCGAAGAATATCAG CTCTTACCGGGAAGATTGGACTGGCTGGGAAATGAACACCCTAGAACATACGAAGATGTG GTTGCTGCCAACAGACATGTTGCACCCGATCATTTGCTACAGATATGTAAGCAAATTGGACCACTCCTCGATAAAGAGGTCCCATCGTGTGTCCCAGGTGTGCACTCTCTCCTGGGGTCTGGAAAGCAGTCCATGCTTCGGACTGCAAAAG ACTGTGACGGTGTGCAGCTCAAAGCTTCATCATATGCAGCCCTTCATCGGGGCAGACCACCAGAGAGGCCTTTGAACCAGAAGCAACCTCCACATCAAG TGAAGGTACATCGAGGGAGGGAGCTGACTGGAGTACAGCGTTTTAGCTCCATCAGTCCTGTCAGCACATATGAGCACATGCGCCTGCACAGGCGGATCCTGGGACATCTGTCTGCAGTGTATTGTATCGCATTTGATCGAACCGGTCTCAGGATCTTCACA GGCTCAGATGATTGTTTGGTGAAGATTTGGTCTTCGCACGATGGAAGGCTTCACTCAACATTGAGAGGACACTCTGCAGAAATCACAGACTTGGCTGTCAACTATGAAAACACACTAATTGCTGCAGGAAGCTGTGACAAGACCATCCGTGTGTGGTGCCTTCGTACCTGTGCTCCTATGGCTGTGCTGCAGGGACACAGTGGATCCATTACCTCCATTCAG ttttcacCTTTTGCCAAGGGCTCCAAACGTTACATTCTGTCGACTGGAACGGATGCTACTGTCTGCTTCTGGCAGTGGGATGTCAACAACATCAGCTTCAG TGATCGGCCATACAAGTTTACAGAGCGGCCAAGGCCAGGGGTCCAGACTGTGTGCTCCTCGTTCAGTCCAG GTGGGATGTTCTTGGCAACAGGAAGCACAGACGATGTCATTAGAATATACTACCTGGGAAGCGGGAGTCCAGAGAAGATATCAGAGCTCCATGAGCACACG gaTAAAGTGGACAGCATCCAGTTCTGCCACTCAGGTGAAAG GTTTGTAAGCGGAAGTCGAGATGGAACGGCTCGAATCTGGAGGCTGCATCAGCGGCAGCGCTGGAGATGCATCCTACTCAACATGTCCGCAACTCTTCCTGG TGCTGAACCAACAAACGAAGAGGAAAACTACTTTAAACCCAAAGTTACCATGGTTGCGTGGGATCGCCATGACAATACAGTCGTCACGGCTGTTAACAACCATCTCCTCAAAGTGTGGAACTCCTACACAGGACAGCTGCTACATATCCTAAAA GGCCATGAAGATGAGGTGTTTGTCCTCGAACCTCACCCCTTTGATCCCAGGATCATCCTGTCTGCTGGCCACGACGGGAACGTCTTCATCTGGGATCTACAACGAGGAAAAAACACCTGGCATTACTTCAACATG ATTGAGGGTCAGGGTCATGGAGCCGTTTTTGACTGCAAATTCACTCCTGATGGTCAGCGGTTTGCCTGCACAGACTCGCACGGCCATCTGCTCATCTTTGGCTTTGGCAGCTCCAAACCGTACGAAAAG CTGCCAGACCAGGTGTTCTTCCACACAGATTACAGGCCGCTGATTCGTGATGCCAATGGGTTTGTGCTGGATGAGCAAACACAGCAAGCTCCCCATCTGATGCCCCCTCCGTTCTTGGTCGATGTAGATGGAAACCCCCATCCACCCAG ATACCAGCGTCTCGTCCCGGGCAGGGAGAACATCGCTGCCGAGCATCTGGTTCCTCAGCTGGGATATGTAGCTACTA GCGATGGCGAGGTGGTGGAGCAGGTGATCAGCCAGCAGACGGCAGAACCCGAGGAGGTTTCAGTGAGACGCAGCAGCCTTCTGGACGAGGCGATCCGACAGCTGCAGGAACAACAGGACCGGCAGAACCAGCTCGGGACAGAAGCAGCACCAGGTCCTGATGCCAGACCAGAAGGCCAGGTGTTGGCACCAGCACCAAGTACTCCACGCAGAG TGTCTGTGAATGAGCGAGCAGATGTGCAGTCACCTCCTAATGTGGGTCTGAGACGAAGTGGCCAGGTGGAGGGTGTGAGGCAGATGCACCAAAATGCTCCTCGCAGTCAGATGGCCACAGAAAGAGACCTGCAGGCGTGGAGGCGCAGGGTGGTGGTTCCTGAACTGGCAGCTAGTAACTACAG GAACCAGGAGGATGTTCGCACAGCCAGAGGAGATGAGGAGGTTTTCCTGTACAACACAAAGAAGAGATGGATTATCTATGGCAGCTGTCGG GATGATTCAGACGAGGAACCTTCGGCTGCAAAGCGAGTTCACAGCCGCAGAGGTTCCTCAGATCTTATTGAGTTCTCATGTGAAGAAGGCGAGGAGACGGCTAGTTCAGATATTCACTCTGAG GACAATGACCTTGATGGCAGTGAACTGGATACCTCCAATGATGAGGAAGAGTGGAACAGTGACAGCTCTAA CCATACATCCAGCGAGTACTCTGACTGGACAGCAGATGCTGGCATAAACCTGCAGCCCTCCACTCCGCTGTCCTCACGTAAGCGAGTGAGGCGCAAACTCAGCAGctctgaggaagaggatgaggaagacaatgaggaagaggaggagaagcagcaaagtgaggaggaggaaaaacctgtgaagaaaagcaaagagaaagcTAAGAAAGCCAAAGCCAAGTCACCCCGG CGTCCAAAGCCCCGACCATCGATTAACAGAGAAGTGTCAAATGAGTTCAGGCCGTCAGCGTGGATCACCGATGTCATTCCCAGGAAGTCTCCTTTTGTTCCACAGATGGGCGATGAG GTGATCTACTTCCGCCAGGGCCATGAGGCCTATGTGGATGCTGTGAGTCGCAGTGAGCTCTATCCCATCAATCTGGAAAAACAACCATGGAAAAAAATGGAGCTGCGG GATCAAGAGTTTGTGAAAATCACTGGTATTAAATATGAAGTTTGCCCTCCAACGCTCTGCTGTCTGAAGCTGACTCTTATCGACCACGGCACCAAGAAAATCACAGACAAATCATTTTCTATCAA GTACCACGACATGCCAGATGTGATCGATTTTCTGGTGTTGAGGCAGAGTTATGACGAGGCGCTCCGTCGAAACTGGCAGCCAA ATGACAGGTTTCGCTCAGTGATCGACGATGCCTGGTGGTTTGGGACCATCGTCTGTCAGGAGCCCTACCAGCCGGAATACCCAGACAGCCTCTTTCAGTGCTTCAAAGTCAG aTGGGACAACGGAGAAACCGAAAAGCTCAGTCCCTGGGACGTGGAACCTATACAGGACGATG CCCAGCCCCCTGACACAGATGGAGGAGGTATCCCTGCGACAGCGGAGGAGATGAAAGAGCTGATGTACAAACCTGTACCAGGGGAGTGGGGCGAGAGGAGCAGGGACGAGGAGTGTGAACGCATCATCGCTGGTATCGAGCAGCTCATTACTCTCG AGATTGCAGCTCCGTTTTCTGGTCCGGTAGACTTAATCCAGTATCCCACCTACTGCACCGTGATCGCCTATCCCACCGATCTGGGCACAGTCAGACTGCGGCTCATCAACAGATTTTACAG GCGCCTCTCTGCATTAGTTTGGGAAGCCAGGTATATTGCACATAACGCCCGCACTTTCAATGAGCCAAGAAGCAAGATTGCCCACTCTGCAAAAATCATCTCAAGCGTTCTCCAGAAATTTGTCAA taaCCCAAGCTGCACAGATATTTTGGAGATCTACAATGCTGTGGAGGAGATGGACGATGATGATGAG GAAGAAGAAATGGAAGCACCAGGCACATCCTCAGGACATAGACTACGTCAg CACTCAGTGGAGGTCTTGCCAGACCGAGATTCTTGGAAGGAACATTGTAGGCATCTGGTCAACTATATATTTGAATGTGAAGACTCAGAACCGTTCAGACAGCCTGTGGATCCTGAGAACTATCCT GATTATCTTGACATTATTGATACTCCAATGGACTTTGGCACAGTGAAAAGGACTCTGGGGGAAGATCGCTATGAAAACCCTATAGAGCTGTGCAAAGACACGCGCTTAATATTTGCCAATGCTAAGGCTTACACGCCCAACAAACGCTCCAAG ATTTACAGCATGACCTTGCGACTCTCTGCCTTCTTCGAGGAGCAGATCAGAACAATCATATCAGAGTACAAAACTGCCGTCAAAAGCAGTGACCGACTGCGCCGTAGTCAAAGGTTTCGCAAGAAAATGCAGCAGCAGGATCAGTCCTCAGCCACAACAAG TCAAAAAAAGTCCGCTGTTAAAACTCAGGAAAAATCGGAGTCAATGTCCATAACAAAATCTACCTCAGCCAAAGTGTCTGTTCCTGAGAGAGCGAGACGGAGTCGAGGCAGAAGCTCAGGTCTAAGCTCCTCAGAGGACGACTCCGGCTCCAAAGCTGCCTCATCCACGGCAG TCGCCTGTGCAATTATTGATGCAAAGAGCAAGAGTCTTACTTTGGAAAGCGGAAAAG agtCTGAAAGCGAGAATGAACAGAGTGATTCAGATGATGAGGAGACACGTCCAGCGTCTTCAAAGCGTCATCAAAGCAGACACAAAGCCAGAGTTACAAGAAGCAAAACttccaagaagaagaaaaaag CTACTAAGAGTGACAGtgaagacgaggaggaggaatGTGAGAGTGAAGGAGAGGATGAAGAAGACGGAGATGTTTCCTCCAAGTCTTCAGACCATCAGTATACGAGCAGAAGCACACGACAGACCAGAAACAGAACCGCCAGAGACAGAACAAGAGCAG aaggcAGAGCAGAAATGAACGGCCACAGCAGCAGGGCGTCACGTCGAGAAAGGCACCATCACCCCAACTCTGACCAAGCCTCCTCCCATGACTCGGACCGGGAAGAAGAGGTGACCGTTCCCAGGTTCCTCAAGAGAAAAACAGCGAGGGCTGCTGTCAGTAAGATGAAACGACTGGAGGCATCCGATGAAGACTatgaagaggaagagaggaagccaagaagaagcagcagctggcTCCCCCACACATCTCGCATTGGCAAACGCACTGCGGTGATCCAGAGCAGCTCTGAGTCGGACGGAGAGTTGTCAACTGAAG gtTCCCAGAATACTAAGGAATCTGACAGCGAATCCATGGGTGAGGAAGATGGGACTGGGAGCGAGGTTTCATCCTCTTCCCAGATTAAACAGAATGGAGTTAacaagaaaaccaaacacacTGCCAAAACAAGGACAAATG ATACGTTGTCCCAAGTGAATGGAcacagtggaaaaaataaatttgaaagcAACTCTGAGCAAGAAGAGACTgcaaaggaggaggaagaccaGATACCTCTGTCTCACAAACCGTCTAGAAGCACTGCTGGAAGAAGTAGGATTACAAgtgaggaggaggcggaggagagCGATGAGCGCCAAACCACACGAAATAAAGCTCCTGTAAGTTCAGATGAAGAGTACTGTGCCAAAAAACGGCCTCAACAAAATGGAAGGACTGATAAAGAATCATTCCATAGGGACtctaagaaaaaaagtaaagtgtCAGCATCAAAAAgccaagacaaacaaaaatctgcctCAACAAAAATACTGGATGGTGGGGAATCCGATGAACTCAGTGATCCTCCTCCAAAACGATCCAGCCCACAGAAGAAAGGGACGAAGAAAGTGGAAAGAAGTCCCTCCAGCAATGGGTCTGACCTTGAAATAAGGAAACTAACCAGAAGCAAAACCAAAAGGCCTCACTCCACGTCGGCTTCGGAAAGTTCTGAGGAGTACAAACCCCAGAGGAAGTCGTGGAGGAAACACTCCACTGGATCGTCAGACCAAGAGTCGGATCATTCCGATGACGCATCAAAAAGACGGCTGAACCTTCGCGCTCTACCCAAAAAGAAATACATAGTTGACAACTCTCTTTCCGAGGAAGATGTGACGCGAGAAAACCAGCGGGGGCAAAAAACCAGCAACAAGAGAGAGTTGGAGTCGAGGGAAGAGGGGTACAACACAAGAGTGTCCAGGAGAACGTCTCCCAGTGAAGGAAGGAATCAGGTCACTTCCAAGAGGAAACGGATTTACACCTCAGACTCcgaggacgaggaggaagatGCACAGAAGGAGCCTCTAAACATCAGCAATAGTAACAGCAGGTCGGGCTCCTCCAAGAGCTTTAAAAGGGAATCCAAGCAAGATGACAAAGAGAGTGACACTTCATCCCACTCTGATtccagagaggaggaagaagaggaggacaTTCAGTCaaacaggaggaggaaaagcCTTAGGCAGCCAAAGCCTAAACGGAAGAAaagctacagcagcagcaaacacagTTCAGACTCAGAAAGCAAGCAGATGTTTTCAGCCTCTGAAAACTCCTTTTCCAGCTCAGGGTCTCACAGCAGTCCAAAGAGGAGAAGTCGCACGCGAACGGAAAGGCCCACGAGCTGCAAGCTCAGACTGCGCCGCCATCAACGCATCTTAGAGGAGGACAGCGAACCACAGAGGATGAGACGCGTCAACACTCGGAACCGAGGCAAGCGGACTGTTAGTTACCGCGACAGTGAATGA